A region of the Drosophila subpulchrella strain 33 F10 #4 breed RU33 chromosome 3L, RU_Dsub_v1.1 Primary Assembly, whole genome shotgun sequence genome:
ATTAGTAACCCGCCAACTGCAGAACAGTAAAAACGTAGTGATACCTGGATATATACCTTCCCAACTTATAACTCATCTGTCAATCGAAATCCATAATGAAGTGCTTCATCTTGGCTGCCCTGTTGCTGGTAAATGCAGAGAATTTGCATAATTAAGCTGATATTTACGATCATCTCTGAATAGATCCGAACCATTCAATTAAAATCCGGGTTGTGACTCTCTATAAATGTCAAATGTGTGCGGGTATTGCAAAGAGTAAATACTAAAGTTATACAATGTGCAAAAGTTAAGCAAACCAAGGGGTTACATATGAGATGCGACTTTAATCAATGTTATGACAtcatcttttgttttttgtgatCTCCTCTCCAAAACTGTGTAGCGTGTTAAATTGGCCAGAACATTTAAGCCATCATTTTAAGCTTGTCCTAATTTTTTGAtgttctttttattttaggCCACCGCTGCCAGTGGCGAGAACATCTTTAAGATCAACATATCCCCCGAGGAGGCTCAGCAGTTCCTGAACAGCGCCCAACTGCGGGGCATTGGAGATATAGAGTATGCCCCGAAAACCGGCGAGAATCCTCTGCCCGAGGCTCGCAACGAGCAGGGACAGTTCGTGTACATGGGTCGTGTGATCGAACATCCCGAGGACTTTGTGGAGGAGCACTACGATGCCCATCAGTACCATGGCCAGGATGGTCTGGGTCAGTTTGCCTATGGCTACAGGGACTGGAACCAGGGCAAGAACGAGAAGCGCGATCAGGCGGGCACGGTAACCGGATCGTACAAATATGTCCAACCGCATGGCCGCGACTTTGTGGCCAACTACTATGCCGACAAGACCGGTTTCCATGTGGAGGACAACCGTCCGGCGCATCTCAAGCAGCCGGCCACCAAGACGCCGGCTGTCCTGAAGGCCGAGGAGGAGCACTTCAAGCTGTGGGGTGAACTGGCCGCTGCCGCTGGACACAATCCCGATCCCTATGCCGCCGAGTACCAGCAGGAGGGTCGCTATCAGCCCACAGAGGACGAGATCAAGCCCTACGTCCACGAGGAGCAGCCATATGTTCCCGGTCCCGAGGAGACCGGTGAGCCCAAGGGATTCTTCTATGCCTTCGACTACAATGTCCCATTGTTGCGCAACAAGGAGGAGCGTGCCGAACTGGAACGTCTGCGGGCCGTCAACAACAAGGATGAGTAAGATCCGGACAGATCCTTCCGGATTTTGGCAGATCCATCGCATCCATGGATCGCCTTGTTTGTATAGGTCGTTCTGTAGAAAGTagcaaaaacattattccacATATTTATTG
Encoded here:
- the LOC119553209 gene encoding uncharacterized protein LOC119553209, giving the protein MKCFILAALLLATAASGENIFKINISPEEAQQFLNSAQLRGIGDIEYAPKTGENPLPEARNEQGQFVYMGRVIEHPEDFVEEHYDAHQYHGQDGLGQFAYGYRDWNQGKNEKRDQAGTVTGSYKYVQPHGRDFVANYYADKTGFHVEDNRPAHLKQPATKTPAVLKAEEEHFKLWGELAAAAGHNPDPYAAEYQQEGRYQPTEDEIKPYVHEEQPYVPGPEETGEPKGFFYAFDYNVPLLRNKEERAELERLRAVNNKDE